A part of Papaver somniferum cultivar HN1 unplaced genomic scaffold, ASM357369v1 unplaced-scaffold_118, whole genome shotgun sequence genomic DNA contains:
- the LOC113330702 gene encoding NEDD8-conjugating enzyme Ubc12-like gives MFRSTARMIRLFKVKEKQREIAEIANGRAPVKKQSAGELRLHKDISELNLPQTTTIEFPNGKDELMNFEVSIRPDEGFYRDGTFMFTFQVSPIYPHEAPKVKCKTKVYHPNTALEGNVCLNILREDWKPVLNINTVIYGLHHLFTEPNCEDPLNHDAAAVLRDNPKLFESNVRRAMGGGYLGNTYFSRCT, from the exons ATGTTTCGATCCACAG cgAGAATGATTAGACTTTTTAAAGTAAAGGAAAAGCAGAGAGAAATTGCTGAAATTGCCAACGGAAGGGCACCAGTCAAGAAGCAAAGTGCAGGGGAGTTACGTCTTCACAAAG ATATCAGTGAGTTGAACCTCCCACAAACAACTACCATAGAATTCCCTAATGGCAAGGATGAGTTGATGAATTTTGAGGTTTCCATTCGACCCGATGAAGGATTTTACCG AGATGGTACGTTCATGTTCACTTTCCAAGTCTCCCCAATCTACCCGCATGAAGCACCGAAAGTTAAGTGCAAGACAAAG GTTTATCATCCTAATACTGCTCTGGAAGGAAATGTCTGCCTCAACATTCTGCGTGAAGATTGGAAACCTGTTCTAAATATAAACACTGTTATCTATGGACTACATCATCTTTTCACG GAACCCAACTGTGAGGATCCCCTCAACCATGATGCTGCTGCAGTGTTGAGAGATAACCCCAAGTTGTTTGAATCAAATGTTAGAAGGGCAATGGGCGGTGGATACTTAGGAAATACATATTTCTCTAGGTGCACTTAG